A single region of the Macrobrachium rosenbergii isolate ZJJX-2024 chromosome 5, ASM4041242v1, whole genome shotgun sequence genome encodes:
- the LOC136838664 gene encoding uncharacterized protein, which translates to MDALTLRTLPKIPDYIGQLDERQISGAVVALTKGHSLSQNIVNAIPKVFDPYQCCTIGPELVTSVLGELCPGNISDAGTSGSQTLNNLNTERSLHPNDNPYIRQTKICSGITVFPVESFYPFSFELEGLQRFLMFKSGRGYWEKFSKSSNAYNLHLYNSLTHKEKVAVGGDSVLEEVMKRNCPEVYHFLSKSDSFI; encoded by the exons ATGGACGCTCTGACTCTCCGGACGCTTCCCAAAATCCCTGACTACATCGGACAGCTTGATGAACGGCAAATCAGTGGAGCTGTGGTTGCCTTGACAAAAGGTCATTCATTGTCTCAG AATATTGTCAATGCTATTCCAAAGGTTTTTGACCCTTACCAGTGCTGTACTATTGGCCCAGAACTGGTGACGTCTGTCCTTGGCGAGCTGTGTCCTGGGAATATATCGGACGCAGGGACATCAGGCAGCCAGACCCTCAATAATTTGAATACAGAGAGAAGTCTGCATCCTAATGACAATCCCTACATAAGACAAACAAAAATCTGCAGTGGTATAACAGTCTTTCCTGTCGAAtcattttatccattttccttcgAGTTGGAAGGTCTCCAGAGGTTCCTCATGTTCAAATCCGGTCGTGGCTATTGGGAAAAGTTCTCAAAATCATCAAACGCATATAATCTGCACCTCTACAATTCCCTCACACACAAAGAGAAAGTGGCTGTTGGAGGAGATTCTGTACTAGAAGAAGTCATGAAGAGAAACTGCCCCGAAGTTTATCATTTCCTCAGTAAGAGTGACAGTTTCATATAA